Proteins found in one Zea mays cultivar B73 unplaced genomic scaffold, Zm-B73-REFERENCE-NAM-5.0 scaffold_87, whole genome shotgun sequence genomic segment:
- the LOC100275874 gene encoding uncharacterized protein LOC100275874 — protein sequence MWIRQEFFKIFYLNQFLYQIYSIYKYMVWGISPHIRGGDKKKVKFNSNS from the coding sequence ATGTGGATAAGACAAGAGTTTTTTAAGATTTTCTATTTAAATCAATTTCTATATCAAATATActccatatataaatatatggtaTGGGGGATAAGCCCTCATATAAGAGGGGGAgataaaaagaaggtaaaattcaATTCAAATAGTTAA
- the LOC118475938 gene encoding 30S ribosomal protein S7, chloroplastic, with the protein MSRRGTAEKRTAKSDPIFRNRLVNMVVNRIMKDGKKSLAYQILYRAVKKIQQKTETNPLLVLRQAIRRVTPNIGVKTRRNKKGSTRKVPIEIGSKQGRALAIRWLLEASQKRPGRNMAFKLSSELVDAAKGSGGAIRKKEATHRMAEANRALAHFR; encoded by the coding sequence ATGTCACGTCGAGGTACTGCAGAAAAAAGAACCGCAAAATCCGATCCAATTTTTCGTAATCGATTAGTTAACATGGTGGTTAACCGTATTATGAAAGACGGAAAAAAATCATTGGCTTATCAAATTCTCTATCGAGCCGTGAAAAAGATTCAACAAAAGACAGAAACAAATCCACTATTGGTTTTACGTCAAGCAATACGTAGAGTAACTCCCAATATAGGAGTAAAAACAAGACGTAATAAAAAAGGATCGACGCGGAAAGTTCCGATTGAAATAGGATCTAAACAAGGAAGAGCACTTGCCATTCGTTGGTTATTAGAAGCATCCCAAAAGCGTCCGGGTCGAAATATGGCTTTCAAATTAAGTTCCGAATTAGTAGATGCTGCCAAAGGGAGTGGGGGTGCCATACGCAAAAAGGAAGCGACTCATAGAATGGCAGAGGCAAATAGAGCTCTTGCACATTTTCGTTAA
- the LOC118475935 gene encoding NAD(P)H-quinone oxidoreductase subunit 2 A, chloroplastic-like has protein sequence MIWHVQNENFILDSTRIFMKAFHLLLFHGSFIFPECILIFGLILLLMIDLTSDQKDRPWFYFISSTSLVISITALLFRWREEPIISFSGNFQTNNFNEIFQFLILLCSTLCIPLSVEYIECTEMAITEFLLFVLTATLGGMFLCGANDLITIFVAPECFSLCSYLLSGYTKRDLRSNEATMKYLLMGGASSSILVHGFSWLYGSSGGEIELQEIVNGLINTQMYNSPGISIALIFITVGLGFKLSPAPFHQWTPDVYEGVWFVRQIPTSI, from the coding sequence ATGATCTGGCATGTACAGAATGAAAACTTCATTCTCGATTCTACGAGAATTTTTATGAAAGCGTTTCATTTGCTTCTCTTCCATGGAAGTTTCATTTTCCCAGAATGTATCCTAATTTTTGGCCTAATTCTTCTTCTGATGATCGATTTAACCTCTGatcaaaaagatagaccttggttCTATTTCATCTCTTCAACAAGTTTAGTAATAAGCATAACGGCCCTATTGTTCCGATGGAGAGAAGAACCTATAATTAGCTTTTCGGGAAATTTCCAAACGAACAATTTCAACGAAATCTTTCAATTTCTTATTTTATTATGTTCAACTTTATGTATTCCTCTATCCGTAGAGTACATTGAATGTACAGAAATGGCTATAACAGAGTTTCTGTTATTCGTATTAACAGCTACTCTAGGGGGAATGTTTTTATGTGGTGCTAACGATTTAATAACTATCTTTGTAGCTCCAGAATGTTTCAGTTTATGTTCCTACCTATTGTCTGGATATACCAAGAGAGATCTACGGTCTAATGAGGCTACTATGAAATATTTACTCATGGGTGGGGCAAGCTCTTCTATTCTGGTTCATGGTTTCTCTTGGCTATATGGTTCATCTGGGGGGGAGATCGAGCTTCAAGAAATTGTGAATGGTCTTATCAATACACAAATGTATAACTCCCCAGGAATTTCAATTGCGCTTATATTCATCACTGTAGGACTTGGGTTCAAGCTTTCCCCAGCCCCTTTTCATCAATGGACTCCTGACGTCTACGAAGGAGTGTGGTTCGTTCGACAAATTCCTACCTCTATCTGA